Proteins encoded by one window of Rubinisphaera margarita:
- a CDS encoding PSD1 and planctomycete cytochrome C domain-containing protein, which yields MLHYYRFLTSVLFFFAVAPTIHATEPISATDLEFFEKRVRPVLIEHCYDCHSAEERSGGLRLDSRHSVLKGGDTGPSIVAGEPEKSLLIEAIEYNNRDLQMPPEQKMSDSQIADLKEWVRRGAPDPRIETPEDSHEPLAGMSIEDGRAFWSFQPVANPSLPAVEHSDWVATPIDHFVLRSLERNDLTPAPKADRETLLRRVTYDLTGLPPTIEELDAFLADTSDDAFDKVVERLLSSPQYGVHWGRHWLDVARYADSNGLDENLAYGHAWRYRDYVINSFNNDKPYDRFVIEQLAGDLLPDATVETRTATGFLSLGAKVLAEPDRNKLDMDIIDEQIDTTGKAFWGLTLGCVRCHDHKFDPVKQSDYYALAAIFKSTQTLAESKTGAIHHWYEHSFATEEDEKKAQEISAEIKKLTSAANAYKNGLVTELRNRTREQAVEYLAAAVLVSPQMSLVDMAKVAEPRGLHPRILHHCRLHLEYHQDDPFFRPWHDLASKGDSSAVRQHYESLFAEMRQATEAAEDKKAPLTEEHLEQARVAVNDNSGFLALPAKPEYVLTEDQIAEYHRLLAVAREFESQAFDEPAAMGVADGEVVPTIPIHIRGSYKNLGQPVAREVPEVMRLSDSRPIFPETGSGRLELAMWATSTEHPLTARVIVNRIWGWHFGQPLVKSTENFGVLGDQPSHPELLDWLAWNFMDRGWSIKELHRMIVHSSAYQMSYHHPEFEKCAAVDQENRLLWRAHLRRLPAESLRDAILSISDRLDPTLGGKTVPLRNRQFVFNHTSEDHTKYDSLRRAVYLPVIRNNLYSLFEQFDFPDPTMPTGHRNVTTIAPQALLLMNSALVLDSAEAFAQRVIESATDPEDRIEFAYRVAYGREPSPEESRYVAAFLNDQSTGAETSPAAELKAWSVVCHGLIAANEFIYLK from the coding sequence ATGTTACATTACTATCGCTTCCTGACGTCCGTCCTGTTCTTCTTTGCGGTCGCGCCGACGATCCACGCAACCGAACCGATCTCGGCGACCGATCTTGAGTTTTTCGAGAAACGGGTGCGACCGGTCCTGATTGAACACTGCTACGACTGCCACTCCGCCGAAGAGCGCAGCGGTGGACTGAGACTCGATTCCCGACATTCCGTCCTGAAGGGGGGAGACACGGGCCCCTCGATTGTGGCGGGGGAACCGGAGAAGAGCCTGCTCATCGAAGCGATTGAGTACAACAATCGCGATCTGCAGATGCCGCCCGAACAGAAGATGTCCGATTCCCAGATTGCGGACCTCAAAGAGTGGGTAAGACGCGGGGCTCCAGACCCTCGGATCGAAACGCCTGAGGACAGCCATGAACCACTGGCCGGGATGAGCATCGAAGATGGACGCGCGTTCTGGTCCTTTCAGCCGGTCGCGAATCCCTCCTTGCCGGCTGTCGAACATTCGGACTGGGTCGCGACTCCCATCGACCACTTCGTCCTGCGTTCGCTGGAGCGGAACGATCTGACGCCTGCGCCGAAAGCCGATCGAGAAACGCTGTTGCGACGGGTGACGTATGATCTCACCGGACTCCCGCCGACAATCGAAGAACTCGACGCGTTTCTGGCAGATACATCGGACGATGCGTTCGACAAGGTCGTCGAGCGGTTGCTCTCTTCGCCGCAATACGGAGTCCACTGGGGGCGACACTGGCTCGACGTCGCCCGCTACGCCGATTCCAACGGTCTCGACGAAAACCTCGCTTATGGACACGCCTGGCGATACCGCGACTATGTGATCAATTCGTTCAACAACGACAAGCCGTACGACCGGTTTGTTATCGAGCAGCTTGCCGGCGACCTTCTTCCGGACGCCACTGTCGAAACCCGCACAGCGACGGGCTTTCTCTCGCTTGGAGCCAAAGTACTGGCCGAGCCGGATCGCAACAAGCTCGATATGGACATCATCGACGAGCAGATCGACACGACCGGCAAGGCCTTCTGGGGATTGACACTCGGCTGCGTCCGCTGTCACGACCATAAGTTTGACCCGGTTAAACAGAGCGACTACTACGCGCTGGCCGCGATTTTCAAAAGCACCCAGACGCTGGCGGAATCGAAGACCGGAGCCATTCATCACTGGTACGAGCATTCGTTCGCCACCGAAGAAGACGAGAAAAAAGCCCAGGAGATCAGCGCCGAGATCAAGAAGCTGACCTCAGCGGCGAATGCCTATAAGAATGGCCTGGTGACCGAACTGCGGAATCGAACACGGGAACAGGCGGTCGAGTATCTCGCTGCTGCCGTGCTGGTCTCGCCGCAGATGTCGCTCGTCGACATGGCGAAGGTTGCTGAGCCGCGTGGACTCCATCCCCGCATCCTGCACCATTGCCGATTGCATCTGGAGTACCATCAGGATGATCCGTTCTTCCGTCCCTGGCACGATCTGGCGTCGAAGGGCGATTCCTCCGCGGTGCGTCAGCATTACGAGTCGCTGTTCGCTGAAATGCGACAGGCAACCGAGGCCGCAGAGGATAAAAAAGCTCCGCTGACCGAGGAACATCTCGAACAGGCACGGGTCGCCGTGAACGATAACTCGGGCTTCCTCGCACTCCCCGCCAAGCCGGAATACGTACTGACCGAGGATCAGATTGCCGAATACCATCGGCTGCTGGCTGTGGCCCGTGAGTTCGAAAGTCAGGCGTTTGACGAGCCAGCCGCGATGGGAGTCGCCGATGGCGAGGTGGTCCCGACGATCCCGATTCATATTCGGGGAAGCTATAAGAATCTTGGACAGCCGGTGGCCCGCGAAGTCCCGGAAGTCATGCGACTGAGCGACTCCCGCCCGATCTTCCCGGAGACCGGCAGCGGTCGCCTCGAACTGGCCATGTGGGCGACGAGCACCGAACATCCGTTGACAGCTCGCGTGATCGTAAACCGTATCTGGGGCTGGCATTTCGGGCAGCCGCTGGTGAAATCGACGGAAAACTTCGGCGTCCTCGGTGATCAGCCTTCGCATCCCGAACTGCTTGACTGGCTGGCGTGGAACTTCATGGATCGTGGCTGGTCGATCAAAGAGCTGCATCGAATGATCGTCCACTCCAGCGCCTACCAGATGTCCTACCATCATCCGGAGTTCGAGAAGTGCGCCGCTGTTGACCAGGAAAACAGGCTTCTCTGGCGGGCCCATCTCCGCCGGTTACCTGCCGAGTCGCTTCGCGACGCGATCCTGTCGATCTCTGATCGCCTCGACCCTACGCTGGGAGGAAAGACGGTGCCACTGCGGAACCGGCAATTCGTCTTCAACCACACCTCGGAGGATCACACGAAGTACGACAGCCTTAGGCGAGCCGTGTATCTTCCGGTGATCCGCAACAACCTGTACTCGCTCTTCGAGCAGTTCGATTTCCCCGATCCGACGATGCCAACCGGGCATCGCAATGTCACAACGATCGCACCGCAGGCGCTTCTGCTCATGAACTCCGCTCTCGTCCTCGATTCCGCGGAAGCTTTCGCCCAACGAGTCATCGAGAGCGCGACAGATCCCGAAGACCGGATCGAGTTTGCCTACCGCGTTGCCTACGGTCGAGAACCCTCGCCCGAGGAGTCGCGCTATGTCGCGGCGTTTCTCAACGATCAGTCAACTGGTGCAGAAACGTCTCCGGCAGCCGAACTTAAAGCCTGGTCCGTGGTCTGCCACGGGCTGATCGCCGCCAACGAGTTCATCTACCTCAAGTAA
- a CDS encoding DUF1501 domain-containing protein: MHDCELHSRRHLMKSSAAGFASLAMAGLLAGESQAESSGPTAAIPPQFPARARRIIFLFMKGGPSHVDTFDPKPMLDRDHGKPLPFPLPEVTFAKQGNLLRSPWKFRQYGESGLPVSDLFPNVAKRIDDLCVLRSLHGTNPAHGGALLKLHTGSDQFVRPSFGSWIVYGLGTENENLPAFLTICPTLAHGGVNNWGSAFLPAHCQGTPLGNASLSSSQVGVKHIANPQLSSREQRKQLDFIRGLNQNHLERTEYDTALEGRLHSFELAYRMQASMPEAQDLSQESDSMQKQYGLDNPVTADFGRQCLMARRFLERGVRFVQVTHSDSEVQWDQHGNLYQGHTKNAAEVDLPIAGLLQDLKSRGLLEDTLVLWGGEFGRTPTAQGNDGRDHNPHGFTMWMAGGGVKGGYAYGATDEYGYYAAEKKMHIHDLHATILHLLGIDHERLTFRYAGRDFRLTDVEGVVAKDIFA, from the coding sequence ATGCACGACTGCGAACTCCACTCCCGTCGACACCTGATGAAATCGTCAGCCGCCGGCTTTGCATCGCTGGCGATGGCCGGCCTGCTCGCCGGTGAATCCCAGGCAGAATCATCCGGCCCGACCGCAGCAATACCGCCCCAGTTTCCGGCTCGAGCCCGCCGGATCATTTTCCTGTTCATGAAGGGGGGGCCGTCGCATGTCGACACGTTCGATCCCAAGCCGATGCTCGACCGCGATCACGGGAAACCACTGCCGTTCCCGCTGCCCGAAGTGACCTTCGCCAAGCAGGGAAATCTGCTGCGATCACCATGGAAGTTCCGGCAATACGGCGAGAGCGGACTGCCGGTGAGCGATCTGTTCCCGAACGTCGCCAAACGTATCGACGATCTGTGTGTACTACGCTCGCTGCACGGCACCAACCCCGCCCATGGCGGGGCACTGCTCAAGTTGCATACCGGCAGCGACCAGTTTGTCCGGCCGAGCTTTGGTTCATGGATTGTCTACGGCCTCGGCACCGAGAACGAAAACCTGCCGGCGTTTCTGACCATCTGCCCCACACTCGCTCACGGCGGCGTGAACAACTGGGGTTCCGCCTTTCTCCCTGCTCATTGCCAGGGAACCCCGCTCGGCAATGCGAGCCTGAGTTCGTCTCAGGTCGGAGTGAAGCATATCGCCAATCCACAACTGAGCAGCCGAGAACAGCGAAAGCAGCTCGATTTCATTCGTGGACTCAATCAGAATCATCTGGAGCGAACCGAATACGACACGGCTCTGGAAGGACGGTTGCACTCGTTCGAACTGGCCTATCGCATGCAGGCTTCCATGCCGGAGGCGCAGGATCTGTCGCAGGAATCGGATTCCATGCAGAAGCAGTACGGCCTCGACAACCCAGTGACTGCTGATTTCGGCCGGCAGTGTTTGATGGCTCGGCGGTTTCTCGAACGAGGCGTCCGCTTCGTGCAGGTGACACACAGTGACAGCGAAGTTCAGTGGGACCAGCACGGCAATCTGTATCAGGGCCACACCAAGAACGCAGCCGAGGTCGATCTGCCAATTGCCGGTCTGCTGCAAGACCTGAAATCACGCGGACTGCTCGAGGACACGCTCGTCCTCTGGGGCGGCGAGTTCGGTCGCACACCCACCGCTCAAGGGAACGACGGCCGCGATCACAACCCGCACGGCTTCACCATGTGGATGGCCGGCGGAGGAGTGAAGGGGGGCTATGCCTATGGAGCGACCGACGAATACGGCTACTACGCGGCCGAAAAGAAGATGCACATCCACGATCTCCATGCAACGATCCTGCACCTCCTCGGCATCGATCACGAACGCCTCACCTTCCGTTACGCCGGTCGGGACTTCCGCCTGACCGACGTGGAAGGAGTGGTGGCAAAGGATATTTTCGCCTGA
- a CDS encoding LysE family translocator — MPPLELFPSFLLAALACNLAPGPDLLGILSYGMSRGRRAGQGFAFGVGLGVLFHTALAVLGLSALIAASPIAFRIVLYAGASYLIYLGARALCSRTTLEELEQTQCDLPGGFWKSAGHGFLTNALNPKVAIFFLAFLPQFINPGREVSQQLLALGLVFWSMTNVLYITFGYFSGTIGEWLKQRASVGQWVDRIAGALFVGLGLHLLLVGQKP; from the coding sequence ATGCCGCCGCTCGAACTTTTCCCGTCCTTCCTGTTGGCCGCCCTGGCGTGCAATCTCGCTCCGGGGCCGGACCTGCTCGGGATTCTGAGTTATGGCATGTCCCGAGGCCGCCGGGCAGGGCAGGGGTTCGCCTTTGGCGTCGGGCTGGGGGTTCTGTTTCACACGGCTCTGGCGGTTCTGGGGCTCTCGGCTTTGATCGCCGCCTCCCCCATCGCGTTTCGTATCGTGCTCTATGCGGGAGCGTCCTATCTGATCTATCTGGGAGCTCGAGCGCTCTGCAGCCGAACGACGCTCGAAGAATTGGAGCAGACCCAATGCGACCTGCCGGGCGGTTTCTGGAAGTCCGCCGGACATGGGTTTCTGACCAATGCACTCAATCCGAAAGTCGCGATCTTCTTCCTCGCGTTCCTACCGCAATTCATCAACCCGGGTCGAGAGGTCTCCCAGCAACTGCTGGCACTTGGGCTCGTATTCTGGTCGATGACAAACGTCCTCTACATCACGTTCGGCTACTTCTCCGGAACCATCGGAGAATGGTTGAAGCAGCGGGCTTCAGTCGGTCAGTGGGTCGATCGGATCGCCGGCGCCCTGTTCGTCGGGCTTGGACTTCATCTCTTGCTGGTCGGACAGAAGCCGTAA
- a CDS encoding alkaline phosphatase D family protein, whose protein sequence is MNSASADEIYHAQGEMVGEPTTTSVLLQSRLTALPGPELDSEGDLPGADGVARFEWSTTPGFKNARKTDWLQARQEQDFIVRAEIQDLLPGTRYYYRLIYGSDRSNTKTGPRREFQTLPGGDAEGHLSFAMGSCQNYAFFMHGKNGKSGAAPDEDRRLGYPAYQAMLDLKPDFFIGTGDIVYYDHFAKTAAQTLPELRKKWHEQFRFPRMVAFFARTPAYWSKDDHDFRFNDADRTGSRLPLTDTGIEIFREQMPIHPADDSKSPTYRTHRVHKHLQLWFVEGRDYRSPNKMEDGPEKTIWGAEQKKWLQKTLKESDATWKVIITPTPMVGPDSKNKKDNHANLAGFRHEAGEFFDWLKKNKLQDHVMTFCGDRHWQYHSIHPSGMHEFSCGAINDENAISGSYPGTANSTDPDGLIRQPFHYEKPSGGFLHVSIGNASDPAALTIAFHDDEGESLYEFSRSAQE, encoded by the coding sequence ATGAACTCAGCATCTGCAGACGAGATTTATCATGCCCAGGGCGAAATGGTCGGCGAGCCGACAACGACCAGCGTCCTGCTGCAGTCTCGTCTGACGGCGCTTCCAGGCCCGGAGCTCGATTCAGAAGGTGACCTTCCGGGAGCTGATGGAGTCGCCCGTTTTGAATGGAGCACAACTCCTGGGTTCAAGAATGCACGAAAGACCGACTGGCTCCAGGCGAGACAGGAACAGGACTTTATTGTGCGGGCCGAGATTCAAGATCTGCTCCCCGGAACGCGTTACTACTACCGTTTGATCTACGGGTCTGATCGGTCGAATACAAAAACCGGTCCGCGACGTGAGTTTCAAACATTGCCGGGCGGTGACGCCGAAGGCCACCTGTCGTTTGCGATGGGGAGTTGTCAGAACTACGCCTTCTTCATGCACGGGAAGAACGGAAAGAGTGGAGCCGCCCCCGATGAGGATCGCAGGCTTGGTTATCCCGCTTATCAGGCGATGCTGGACCTGAAGCCCGACTTCTTTATCGGGACCGGAGATATTGTTTACTACGACCATTTCGCGAAGACTGCGGCTCAGACGTTGCCGGAACTACGGAAGAAATGGCACGAGCAGTTTCGGTTTCCACGAATGGTCGCCTTTTTCGCCCGGACTCCCGCTTACTGGTCGAAAGATGACCACGATTTCCGCTTCAACGATGCGGACCGCACCGGCAGCCGCCTGCCGCTGACGGATACGGGCATCGAGATCTTCCGCGAACAGATGCCGATTCATCCCGCTGACGATTCAAAGTCCCCCACGTATCGAACTCATCGGGTGCATAAGCATCTGCAGCTCTGGTTTGTGGAAGGTCGCGATTACCGCTCTCCCAACAAAATGGAAGACGGTCCGGAGAAGACGATCTGGGGAGCAGAACAGAAGAAGTGGCTGCAGAAGACGCTGAAAGAAAGTGACGCCACGTGGAAGGTGATCATCACGCCGACTCCGATGGTCGGTCCCGACTCGAAAAACAAGAAGGACAACCACGCCAACCTCGCCGGCTTTCGTCATGAGGCGGGAGAGTTCTTCGACTGGCTCAAGAAGAATAAACTTCAGGATCATGTGATGACGTTCTGCGGCGATCGTCATTGGCAGTATCACAGCATTCACCCGAGTGGCATGCATGAGTTCTCGTGCGGAGCGATCAACGATGAGAACGCGATTTCCGGATCCTATCCGGGAACCGCGAACAGCACGGACCCCGACGGACTGATCCGTCAGCCGTTTCACTACGAAAAGCCCAGCGGCGGCTTCCTGCATGTCTCGATTGGCAACGCCTCGGATCCCGCCGCGCTCACGATCGCCTTTCACGACGACGAGGGGGAAAGCCTTTACGAATTCTCCCGCTCGGCTCAGGAATAG
- a CDS encoding PVC-type heme-binding CxxCH protein, with translation MIRVLLTTIVPFVSIVALISAAISEERQTQQADAKPILCEDDLDVERLLVNPEIAQPLEVKFDERGRMWVVEYRQYPDPAGVEVTDRDEYWRVEYDKQIPPPPHAADSPFRGTDRITVHTDTNANGQYDRHEIFLEGLNLATSVAFDRDGVWVLTPPYLVFYPTEKGQLQPSGSPIVHLQGFGLEDTHSIANSLEWGADGWLYGVNGSTCSLSITSPFWTTSSTPVERSGQCVWRYHPVTHAFEIFAEGGGNSFGLEIDAHGDIYSGHNGGNTRGFHFLPGAYYLKNFGKHGDLSNSRAFGFFPGMQHHNVERFTHHFLIYEAEALPERFRGQLVGIDILHNNLVLSAFTQQGSTFQTRDLSRPVWSEGTQFRPVDLTLGFDGNLYVADWADSQVNHYRNHEGFIEPETGAIYRLKAKGAVNVDPQSFEDLVAALRSPNRAVRQTALRLIRERQPLELSDELRELYGSESPYALDAYWALHALSALTIEEDFATLQRTSPWLRRWAVRFLCEQGSQPEAVVKTLAKQARIEQDARVVAEIACSVRRLPDEHAWPVVQQLLTRDEFADDPFLPLLVWWAFEQSRPEDPQQVQADLQAVGADRSTLYTKTVESRLVRCWAGEGTAAHWSAIATLLDTNSAERVLGILDALGEAFSGLASPKVSSDLKGSLVALGAEVPLPLRLRLRFEGASEETIDQLKTLSGRERSELLKVISEVKAEEMVDPLLSLIAADGVADSVQAEVISTLGAFADPRIGRVVLKRYGELSSRVKSAAVDLLVSRASWTELLLEAVDAGRIESKQVPVLAVNRMKLHGDPEILQRIHVLWPTVVDPQKLEENLHRWTRILSVGGRGDIDRGKLAYEKHCAACHQLNGQGRKLGPDLTSYQRSNRAMMLLAILAPSAEIREGFENAIVVLDDGSILNGIIGRQNDEILELTDTQGAKRVIPREKIELMKISPVSIMPDSLLEKIQDQEARDLFEFLQSQPAAIPQATEK, from the coding sequence ATGATCCGAGTTCTCCTGACCACGATCGTTCCGTTTGTCTCGATTGTGGCTCTCATCAGTGCCGCGATCTCAGAAGAACGGCAAACTCAACAGGCTGATGCGAAGCCCATCCTCTGTGAGGACGATCTGGATGTCGAGCGGCTGCTCGTCAATCCCGAGATTGCCCAGCCGCTGGAGGTTAAGTTCGACGAAAGGGGCCGGATGTGGGTTGTTGAGTATCGTCAATACCCCGATCCCGCTGGCGTCGAGGTGACCGATCGCGACGAATACTGGCGGGTGGAATATGACAAGCAGATTCCTCCGCCGCCTCACGCTGCTGATTCCCCGTTTCGTGGGACAGATCGCATCACGGTCCATACCGATACAAACGCCAATGGCCAGTATGACCGCCACGAAATCTTTCTGGAGGGACTCAACCTGGCGACGTCGGTGGCGTTCGATCGGGACGGCGTGTGGGTGTTAACCCCGCCGTATCTGGTGTTTTATCCCACCGAAAAAGGGCAACTGCAGCCGAGCGGTTCCCCCATTGTTCATCTGCAGGGGTTCGGTCTGGAAGATACGCATTCCATTGCCAACAGTCTCGAATGGGGCGCGGACGGCTGGTTGTACGGGGTGAACGGGAGCACCTGCTCGTTGAGTATAACGTCGCCATTCTGGACTACGTCCTCCACCCCGGTTGAACGAAGCGGGCAATGTGTCTGGCGATATCATCCCGTTACGCACGCTTTCGAAATCTTTGCGGAGGGCGGCGGGAACTCGTTTGGGCTCGAGATCGATGCTCACGGCGATATCTACTCCGGACACAATGGCGGCAACACCCGCGGATTCCATTTTTTGCCTGGGGCATACTATCTGAAAAACTTCGGGAAGCATGGCGATCTGAGCAATAGCCGGGCATTCGGATTCTTCCCGGGCATGCAACACCACAACGTGGAACGTTTTACCCACCACTTTCTGATCTACGAAGCGGAAGCGTTGCCGGAACGGTTTCGTGGCCAACTAGTCGGGATCGATATCCTGCACAACAATCTCGTGCTCTCGGCGTTTACACAGCAGGGCTCCACCTTTCAGACGCGAGATCTCTCGCGTCCCGTGTGGTCGGAAGGGACGCAGTTCCGGCCTGTCGATCTGACACTCGGGTTCGATGGCAATCTCTACGTCGCCGACTGGGCCGACAGCCAGGTGAACCATTACCGCAATCACGAAGGGTTTATCGAGCCGGAAACCGGGGCGATCTACCGGTTGAAGGCAAAGGGAGCAGTCAACGTCGATCCGCAGAGCTTCGAAGATCTGGTTGCTGCGCTCAGGTCTCCCAATCGAGCGGTTCGTCAGACGGCACTGCGATTGATCCGTGAACGACAACCACTGGAGTTGAGCGACGAGCTGCGGGAACTCTATGGGAGTGAGAGTCCGTACGCGCTCGATGCCTACTGGGCACTGCATGCACTTTCGGCCCTGACAATCGAAGAAGACTTCGCGACGCTGCAGCGAACTTCCCCCTGGCTGCGACGCTGGGCCGTCCGGTTTCTCTGCGAACAAGGCAGTCAACCGGAAGCTGTGGTGAAAACGCTTGCGAAGCAGGCGCGGATCGAACAGGACGCCCGCGTCGTCGCCGAGATCGCCTGCTCGGTGCGACGACTTCCAGACGAGCACGCCTGGCCCGTGGTGCAACAACTGCTGACCCGCGACGAATTCGCGGACGATCCTTTTCTCCCTCTGCTCGTCTGGTGGGCCTTCGAACAATCCCGACCGGAGGATCCGCAGCAGGTTCAGGCGGATCTCCAGGCTGTCGGTGCGGATCGTTCGACGTTGTATACGAAGACTGTCGAGTCGCGACTGGTCCGCTGTTGGGCGGGTGAAGGGACGGCTGCCCACTGGTCGGCCATTGCAACCTTGCTCGACACGAATTCCGCAGAGCGAGTGCTTGGGATTCTCGATGCTCTTGGCGAAGCGTTCTCAGGACTGGCTTCGCCGAAGGTCAGCAGCGATCTTAAGGGCTCGCTCGTGGCTCTGGGGGCGGAGGTGCCACTCCCGTTGAGATTGCGATTGCGATTCGAAGGTGCGTCCGAAGAGACGATCGACCAATTGAAAACGTTGTCGGGTCGGGAACGTTCCGAGTTGTTGAAGGTCATCTCGGAAGTGAAAGCGGAAGAAATGGTCGATCCCCTGCTCTCCCTGATCGCGGCGGACGGGGTCGCGGATTCCGTTCAGGCCGAAGTGATCAGCACCCTGGGAGCTTTTGCGGATCCACGCATTGGACGAGTTGTGCTGAAACGTTATGGCGAGCTGTCTTCCCGCGTGAAGTCGGCAGCAGTGGACCTGCTGGTGTCGCGAGCCAGTTGGACGGAGTTGCTGCTGGAAGCCGTGGATGCGGGCCGCATCGAGTCGAAACAGGTGCCGGTGCTGGCGGTGAATCGAATGAAGCTGCACGGCGATCCAGAGATCCTGCAGCGGATTCACGTGTTGTGGCCAACGGTCGTCGATCCGCAGAAGCTGGAAGAAAACCTGCATCGTTGGACGCGTATACTATCCGTCGGCGGTCGCGGAGATATTGACCGCGGAAAGCTCGCCTACGAGAAGCATTGTGCGGCCTGTCATCAGTTGAACGGACAGGGGCGAAAACTCGGCCCGGATTTGACGTCATATCAACGGTCGAATCGAGCCATGATGCTGCTGGCGATCCTGGCTCCGTCGGCAGAGATTCGCGAGGGATTCGAGAACGCTATTGTCGTTCTCGACGACGGTTCGATTCTCAACGGGATTATCGGGCGTCAGAACGATGAGATCCTCGAACTCACCGACACTCAGGGAGCCAAACGGGTGATCCCGCGAGAGAAGATCGAGCTGATGAAGATTTCACCGGTTTCAATCATGCCGGACAGTCTGCTCGAGAAGATACAGGATCAGGAGGCCCGGGATCTGTTCGAGTTTCTGCAGAGTCAACCCGCTGCCATTCCACAGGCGACGGAAAAGTGA
- a CDS encoding DinB family protein, whose translation MSSVQLLRRLHEHRIWVNRRLREAVRPLSRDQLRRSFPMGQGTVWLTLTHLLAAEYIWLEALDGNDSPVMPGDRPDRRPGNQQGEDALRSLDELITRWEQFDARWLALFERMTDGSLSDTVSKISTSSGSGKRHTTSAADVLLHVCTHAQYTTAQLVNMLRQLGQTDLPDVMLITMAREEKR comes from the coding sequence TTGAGTTCTGTTCAACTGTTGCGACGACTGCACGAACATCGGATCTGGGTGAACCGCCGACTGCGGGAGGCCGTGCGTCCGCTGTCCAGAGATCAGTTGCGTCGATCGTTTCCGATGGGGCAGGGAACCGTCTGGCTGACGCTGACTCACCTCCTCGCAGCCGAGTACATCTGGCTGGAGGCCCTCGACGGTAACGATTCGCCCGTCATGCCCGGCGATCGGCCAGACCGCCGCCCCGGTAACCAGCAGGGCGAGGACGCTCTCCGTTCGCTGGATGAGCTGATCACAAGGTGGGAACAATTCGACGCACGATGGCTGGCCCTGTTCGAGCGGATGACAGACGGATCGCTGAGTGACACCGTTTCCAAGATCAGCACCAGTTCGGGATCGGGAAAACGACACACCACGTCAGCCGCCGATGTCCTGCTGCATGTCTGCACCCACGCTCAATACACCACCGCCCAGCTGGTTAACATGCTGCGGCAACTGGGGCAGACCGATTTGCCCGATGTGATGCTGATCACCATGGCGCGGGAAGAAAAACGATAA